One segment of Nostoc piscinale CENA21 DNA contains the following:
- the ruvA gene encoding Holliday junction branch migration protein RuvA: MISYLKGLVAGVQTIGGSRVILTIEVNGIGYDLQVPQRLAQQLPESGGVVQIFTHYQIREEVPLLYGFASPAERDLFRHLLTVSGIGAALAIALLDTLELPDLVQAIIAGNTQILIQAPGVGKKTAERICLELKSKLIEWRKSAGFFVATGGPAPGILEEVQMTLFALGYTAHEVSHALHVVSEDIGLPKDAYVEDWIKQAIAHLSSEQVQ, encoded by the coding sequence ATGATTAGTTATCTCAAAGGTCTTGTTGCGGGTGTTCAGACAATTGGCGGTAGTCGCGTTATTTTGACGATCGAAGTCAATGGTATTGGTTACGATTTGCAAGTTCCCCAAAGGTTAGCACAGCAGTTACCAGAATCAGGCGGAGTGGTGCAAATTTTCACTCATTACCAAATTCGGGAGGAAGTGCCTTTACTGTATGGCTTTGCTTCACCAGCAGAACGGGACTTATTTCGCCACTTGCTAACGGTTAGCGGGATTGGTGCAGCCTTGGCGATCGCTCTCTTAGATACTTTGGAATTACCCGATTTAGTCCAAGCCATCATCGCAGGTAACACCCAAATCTTAATTCAAGCCCCTGGAGTGGGCAAAAAAACCGCAGAACGCATCTGTTTAGAACTGAAAAGTAAATTGATTGAATGGCGCAAATCAGCAGGGTTCTTCGTCGCTACAGGCGGCCCAGCACCAGGAATTTTAGAAGAAGTGCAGATGACTTTGTTTGCCTTGGGTTACACAGCCCACGAAGTCAGCCACGCCTTACACGTTGTTAGTGAAGACATTGGACTACCCAAAGATGCTTATGTGGAAGATTGGATTAAACAAGCGATCGCTCACCTCAGCAGCGAACAAGTACAGTAA
- a CDS encoding phytase, with protein MEIASLNPDLSIPKNMQAGKTITNIEFLGQQIFATGFVPSGVAGIVNGTPTQVGGLSGLAYDAANNRYYAISDDRSQIGPARFYTFTGDPANNSVTFTNVTPLRDTNGNFFTALSLDPEDIVLITNNTVFISSEGEVNPGAGRVTNPFVREFSLTTGQELRSLTIPTKFLPVVQPDNSQTSGVRNNLAFESLTITPDQTTLFTATENALFQDGAVASLTAGTPSRILQYNLATGQPTKEYLYVTDPVAETSNPETAFSTNGLVDLLAIDNRGTILAVERSFSTGVPGTGNTIKIYEISLQGATDISSIDSLSSLTAEQLAAIQPAQKRLVLNLNDLDLPTGLDNIEGIEFGPTLPDGRQSIVLVSDNNFSATQFTQILTLGADLIPTVAPTVETSPALLDDDIQNADADDPAIYVNATNSANSLVLTSVKNGGLRVYNLSGELLQTVNPGDIRYNNIDLQYGFKLGDTTIDIAVASDRENDKLAIFKINPNPTTPGEYLEEITDSSLGTIFQAAPFEPPYSSNERSAYGLALYRSPQSNDYYAFVSRRETGDVAQLKLIDKGNGQIGAELVRQFTIPTTAGRSPQTEGMVVDQETGYLYIGQEDVGIWKFDAEPYGSNTGTLIDRVRDLGGSNLSDDVEGLTIYYGSDGQGYLLASSQGDNTFVAYNRAGNNEYIGSFAVGNNGSIDSVQESDGADVINVPLGANFPNGVFITQDGSNDPAVLVEDDGEIENISSNFKFVPWENIANAFPEALTIDTTGYDPRNPDTSQFVPRVTLKGFASLPADTFAEGPRSGSAITGTNGRNVPFAAQPIQGFSGVQRADDNSFYFLSDNGFGSQNNSADYLLRIYRADPSFRGAEPGGNGSVNILNFIQLSDPDNKVPFRIVNENTSDRLLTGADFDIESFVIAEDGTFWIGDEFGPYLLHFDATGKLLDAPIPTPNITNLNTLNGQTPIVIGHRGASGELPEHTLGSYMLAIQQGADFIEPDLVVTKDGVLIARHEPNIINTTNVLDHPEFADRLRTKIVDGIAEEGFFVEDFTLAEIKTLRARIQPSFRTQAFNDLYEIPTLQEIIDLVKQVEADTGKKIGIYPETKHPTYFASVGTKLDGTPINQDISQKLVDLLVENDFTDPDRVFIQSFEVGNLKQLNNVLFPAAGIDLPLIQLLDARDVRVDGSLIEYQPFDFEVSGDSRTYGDLRTPEGLREIATYADGIGPWKRMIVSVRGVDANGDGQADDVNGDGLVNDADKTLTAPTSLVGDAHNAGLLVHPYTFRNEERYLASDYNGDPQAEFRQFINLGVDGYFTDFPGTGDLVRDQLTGQFVRSPQNPDVRNLREFNTLSGDAPLVIGHRGASGERPEHTLESYRLAIAQGADFIEPDLVATKDGRLIARHENALAILNNDGSVNLTDTSTDIYLRPEFADRLTTKVIDGRTIRGWFTEDLTLDEIKTLNAIERLPGLRGTRFNNDGLKVPTLEEIIDLVQQVEAETGRKIGIYPETKHPTYFAVEGRRIDGTPINTSLGQLLVNVLVAENFTDPDRVFIQSFEVGNLRELKQNILPAARIDIPLIQLIGGATDQPYDFRFNGDTRTYGDLIRPTGLAAIATYAVGIGPNKRLIIPATTVDRNGDGRPDDLDGDGSITDADRVLGTPTTLVQDAHAAGLQVHPYTFRNESVFLASDYNGDPLAEYRQFIELGVDAYFTDFPGVGDLVRDQFVGQPAVANLGGSRGFEGLAISPDRQTLYPLLEGTVAGDPAGSLRIYKFDVASEQYQGLVGYYRLDNPSYAIGDFTVINENEYLVIERDGLQGSAAQFKKIFKVDFSKRDANGFVEKEEVADLLNIQDPNDLNRDGSTTFTFPFVTIEDVLVLDANTILVANDNNYPFSQGRPGDIDNNEIILLHLDKPLNLTTGVISVTSTTSNTTEGNSTPATFRISRAGNTNTALTFNYTVGGTATNGSDYDSLTGTATIAAGSSYVDIAVKPIDDNLVEGNETITLTLVDGNNYDLARTNTTATVSISDSDRSLAQIPNSDIFTIKGSGAKTQLQVDLTRRSTSRTNEIGVFTVDDAAGRINGIAPGEAGYTEAALERARTIFSAVNRGLNNADVSRLLEFDSGDQLRFYVVRSGTSDDVRAGNISSNNVIFANPNTQRITDLGNDTFSLAWEFQPGNGQPFQDLVVNIQSTDTVLPIGTVLQGQSQAELIDLRNVTELVTADFVVSKDAGYRNYASFYRVTDVNGGIDLNGDGQADILPGQAGYTEAAVRNRVSGIDLTANRGTATYSATLQGGYIYAPFIIANGTPEAVLDSNPRNPAVYFPFLGANTRQTDQIALLGSNIFGFEDLPRGGDRDFNDLIVRVDLNIA; from the coding sequence GTGGAAATCGCTTCTCTGAATCCTGATTTATCCATACCCAAAAATATGCAAGCTGGTAAAACTATCACCAACATAGAATTTTTAGGACAACAGATTTTTGCTACAGGTTTTGTTCCTTCTGGTGTAGCAGGAATTGTTAATGGTACGCCAACTCAAGTAGGTGGTTTATCTGGTCTTGCTTACGATGCTGCTAATAATCGTTACTATGCCATTTCGGACGATCGCTCCCAAATTGGCCCCGCTCGCTTTTATACTTTCACTGGTGATCCTGCCAATAATAGTGTGACTTTTACTAATGTCACTCCCCTGAGAGATACCAATGGTAATTTCTTTACGGCTTTGAGTTTAGACCCAGAAGATATTGTCTTAATTACCAACAATACAGTTTTCATTTCTTCGGAAGGAGAAGTCAATCCTGGGGCTGGTCGGGTAACAAATCCGTTTGTCAGGGAATTTTCTCTGACTACAGGTCAAGAATTGCGATCGCTAACTATCCCGACTAAATTCTTACCAGTAGTTCAACCAGATAATAGCCAAACATCTGGTGTCAGAAATAACTTAGCCTTTGAAAGCCTCACCATCACCCCAGACCAAACAACTTTATTCACCGCTACAGAAAACGCCTTATTCCAAGATGGGGCGGTGGCTTCTCTGACTGCGGGTACACCTTCGCGCATTCTGCAATACAACTTAGCTACAGGACAGCCAACTAAAGAATATCTGTATGTCACTGACCCAGTAGCAGAAACATCTAATCCTGAAACTGCATTTAGCACTAATGGCTTAGTAGATTTACTAGCTATCGATAATCGCGGGACAATACTCGCTGTAGAACGTTCCTTTTCTACAGGCGTTCCCGGTACAGGTAATACAATCAAAATCTACGAAATCTCTCTCCAAGGTGCAACTGATATCAGCAGCATTGACTCACTCAGTAGTTTGACTGCGGAACAATTAGCTGCAATTCAACCAGCCCAAAAACGCTTAGTGTTGAATTTGAATGATTTGGATTTACCAACGGGCTTGGATAACATCGAAGGGATAGAGTTTGGCCCCACCTTACCAGATGGTCGTCAATCTATTGTTTTGGTGAGTGACAATAACTTCAGCGCCACCCAATTTACCCAAATTCTAACTTTGGGTGCAGATTTAATTCCTACTGTTGCGCCGACTGTCGAAACCAGCCCCGCTTTGTTGGATGATGATATCCAAAATGCTGATGCAGATGACCCAGCGATTTATGTCAACGCCACCAATTCTGCTAACAGTTTGGTATTAACCTCGGTGAAAAATGGCGGGTTGCGGGTTTACAACTTGTCTGGTGAATTGTTACAAACAGTCAATCCAGGAGATATTCGCTACAACAATATTGATTTGCAATATGGATTTAAACTGGGTGATACCACAATTGATATTGCCGTAGCCAGCGATCGCGAAAATGATAAACTGGCAATCTTCAAAATTAATCCCAACCCCACAACCCCCGGTGAATATTTAGAAGAAATTACCGATAGCAGTCTTGGTACTATTTTCCAAGCAGCACCTTTTGAACCGCCTTATTCATCCAACGAACGCAGTGCTTATGGTTTGGCGCTATACCGCAGCCCCCAAAGCAATGATTACTATGCCTTTGTTAGCCGTCGGGAAACTGGAGACGTTGCTCAATTAAAACTAATAGACAAAGGTAATGGTCAAATTGGTGCAGAACTAGTCAGACAGTTTACCATTCCGACTACAGCAGGGCGATCGCCCCAAACCGAAGGGATGGTAGTAGACCAAGAAACGGGCTATTTATACATCGGTCAAGAAGATGTCGGTATTTGGAAATTTGACGCAGAACCCTACGGAAGCAATACAGGTACACTCATTGATCGCGTCCGAGATTTGGGTGGTAGTAACCTTAGCGATGATGTGGAAGGATTGACAATTTACTATGGTAGCGATGGTCAAGGCTATCTATTAGCTTCTAGCCAAGGCGATAACACCTTTGTGGCTTACAACCGTGCAGGTAATAACGAGTATATAGGTAGCTTTGCTGTCGGTAACAACGGGTCAATTGATAGTGTGCAGGAGTCTGACGGTGCAGATGTGATCAATGTACCTTTAGGCGCTAACTTCCCTAATGGTGTGTTTATCACCCAAGACGGTTCTAATGATCCCGCCGTACTTGTAGAAGATGATGGGGAAATTGAAAACATCAGCAGTAACTTTAAATTTGTTCCTTGGGAAAACATCGCCAACGCTTTCCCAGAAGCTTTAACCATCGATACCACAGGTTACGATCCCCGCAATCCTGATACTTCCCAGTTTGTCCCCAGAGTCACCCTCAAAGGCTTTGCTTCACTTCCGGCTGATACCTTTGCTGAAGGGCCAAGGTCTGGTAGTGCAATTACCGGAACCAACGGCCGGAATGTCCCCTTCGCCGCCCAACCGATACAAGGGTTTAGTGGTGTCCAAAGGGCTGATGATAATTCCTTTTACTTCCTCTCTGACAATGGTTTTGGTAGTCAAAATAACAGCGCAGACTACCTACTGCGGATTTATCGTGCTGATCCAAGTTTCCGGGGTGCAGAACCAGGGGGTAACGGTAGCGTCAATATTTTGAACTTTATTCAGTTATCTGACCCAGATAATAAAGTTCCTTTCCGCATTGTGAATGAAAACACCAGCGATCGCCTGTTAACTGGTGCAGATTTTGATATTGAATCTTTCGTGATTGCGGAAGATGGTACTTTCTGGATTGGTGATGAGTTTGGCCCTTACTTGCTGCACTTTGATGCAACCGGCAAACTGTTAGATGCACCAATTCCCACACCCAACATTACCAACCTCAACACCCTCAACGGTCAAACACCAATTGTCATCGGACACCGGGGCGCAAGCGGTGAACTACCAGAACACACCCTTGGTTCTTATATGTTGGCGATTCAACAGGGTGCAGACTTCATTGAACCGGACTTGGTGGTGACAAAAGATGGTGTCTTAATTGCCCGTCACGAACCGAATATCATCAACACCACCAATGTTTTAGATCATCCAGAATTTGCTGATCGCCTTAGAACTAAAATTGTAGATGGTATCGCTGAGGAAGGTTTCTTTGTTGAGGACTTCACACTCGCAGAAATTAAAACCCTCCGCGCCAGAATCCAGCCGAGTTTCCGCACTCAAGCCTTTAACGACTTGTACGAAATTCCTACCTTGCAAGAAATCATTGATTTAGTGAAGCAGGTAGAAGCAGATACAGGTAAGAAAATCGGCATTTATCCCGAAACTAAGCATCCCACCTACTTTGCATCCGTCGGGACAAAACTCGATGGTACTCCCATCAATCAAGATATCAGTCAAAAGTTAGTAGACCTCTTAGTTGAGAATGACTTTACTGACCCTGATAGAGTATTTATTCAATCTTTTGAGGTCGGTAATCTTAAGCAACTCAATAATGTCCTCTTCCCGGCTGCGGGGATTGATTTACCGTTAATTCAGTTATTGGATGCGCGTGATGTCAGAGTTGATGGTTCCTTGATTGAATATCAACCTTTTGATTTTGAAGTTAGTGGTGATTCTCGCACCTACGGCGACTTAAGAACACCCGAAGGTTTGCGAGAAATTGCTACCTACGCCGACGGAATTGGCCCTTGGAAACGGATGATAGTTTCGGTTCGCGGTGTGGATGCTAACGGTGATGGTCAAGCCGATGATGTCAACGGCGATGGATTAGTTAACGACGCAGATAAAACCTTAACTGCACCAACCTCTTTGGTAGGCGATGCCCATAATGCAGGCTTGTTAGTTCATCCTTATACTTTCCGCAACGAAGAGCGTTATCTGGCATCAGACTATAACGGTGATCCTCAAGCGGAATTTCGCCAGTTTATCAATTTAGGTGTGGATGGTTACTTTACAGATTTTCCTGGTACTGGTGATTTGGTGCGTGACCAGTTAACTGGGCAGTTTGTCAGGTCGCCGCAAAACCCTGATGTCCGCAACCTGCGAGAATTTAATACTTTAAGTGGTGATGCACCATTAGTTATTGGACATCGTGGTGCGAGTGGTGAACGACCAGAACATACCTTAGAATCTTATCGACTAGCGATCGCTCAAGGTGCAGATTTCATCGAACCTGACTTAGTAGCAACCAAAGATGGACGTTTAATCGCCCGTCACGAAAATGCGTTGGCAATTCTCAACAATGATGGTTCAGTTAATCTGACTGACACCAGCACCGATATTTACCTGCGTCCTGAGTTTGCTGACCGACTGACGACCAAAGTTATCGATGGTAGAACTATCAGAGGTTGGTTTACCGAAGACCTCACCCTTGACGAAATCAAAACTCTAAATGCAATTGAACGCTTACCGGGCTTGCGCGGAACCAGATTTAACAATGATGGGTTGAAAGTTCCTACCCTCGAAGAAATCATTGATTTGGTGCAGCAAGTAGAAGCTGAAACTGGTCGGAAAATCGGCATTTATCCCGAAACCAAACACCCGACTTACTTTGCTGTTGAAGGTAGACGCATTGACGGTACACCCATCAATACCAGTCTGGGACAACTGCTAGTAAATGTTTTAGTTGCGGAAAACTTTACTGATCCCGACAGAGTATTTATTCAATCCTTTGAGGTGGGTAATCTGCGGGAATTGAAACAAAATATCTTACCCGCCGCCAGAATTGATATCCCCTTAATTCAGTTAATTGGTGGCGCGACAGATCAGCCTTACGACTTTAGATTTAATGGTGACACTCGCACCTACGGCGACTTAATTAGACCGACAGGACTAGCAGCGATCGCAACTTACGCAGTCGGGATTGGGCCTAACAAACGCCTGATTATCCCCGCTACAACGGTAGACCGCAACGGTGATGGTAGACCAGATGACCTTGATGGTGATGGTTCAATTACCGATGCAGATAGAGTCTTGGGTACGCCCACAACCTTGGTACAAGATGCCCACGCCGCAGGTTTGCAGGTGCATCCTTACACTTTCCGCAATGAAAGTGTGTTCTTAGCATCCGATTACAACGGCGACCCACTAGCAGAATACAGACAGTTTATCGAGTTGGGTGTAGATGCTTACTTTACCGATTTTCCTGGTGTCGGTGATTTAGTCCGCGACCAATTTGTGGGACAGCCAGCCGTTGCTAACCTTGGTGGTTCCAGAGGCTTTGAAGGTTTAGCCATCAGTCCCGACAGACAAACTTTGTACCCATTATTAGAAGGTACTGTGGCTGGCGACCCTGCTGGTTCACTGCGGATTTATAAATTTGATGTCGCATCAGAACAATATCAAGGTTTGGTTGGTTACTACCGTTTGGATAACCCCAGTTATGCCATTGGTGATTTCACCGTCATCAACGAAAATGAATATCTGGTAATTGAACGGGATGGTTTGCAAGGTAGCGCCGCCCAATTCAAGAAAATCTTCAAAGTAGACTTCTCAAAACGCGATGCTAATGGCTTTGTGGAAAAAGAAGAAGTCGCCGATTTACTGAATATTCAAGACCCCAATGACTTGAATCGAGACGGTAGCACAACATTTACCTTCCCCTTTGTCACCATTGAAGATGTGTTGGTACTGGATGCGAACACTATCTTGGTTGCCAACGATAATAATTATCCCTTCTCCCAAGGTAGACCAGGAGACATCGACAACAACGAAATTATTCTCCTGCACCTAGACAAGCCCCTGAATTTAACTACTGGTGTGATTAGTGTTACAAGCACCACATCCAATACAACAGAAGGAAATTCCACCCCTGCAACCTTCCGCATTTCTCGTGCTGGTAATACCAATACGGCTTTAACCTTTAACTATACTGTTGGTGGTACTGCTACTAACGGTAGTGATTACGACAGCCTCACAGGTACAGCAACCATTGCGGCTGGTAGTTCCTACGTCGATATTGCCGTTAAACCAATTGATGATAATTTGGTAGAAGGCAATGAAACCATAACTTTGACGTTAGTTGATGGTAACAACTACGACCTTGCCAGAACTAACACCACTGCTACTGTTAGTATTAGTGATAGCGATCGCTCTCTCGCCCAAATTCCCAACAGTGATATATTCACAATCAAGGGTAGTGGTGCCAAAACCCAACTGCAAGTAGACCTCACCAGACGCAGTACTAGCCGTACCAATGAAATCGGTGTGTTTACTGTAGATGATGCCGCAGGTAGAATCAACGGTATCGCCCCAGGCGAAGCAGGTTACACTGAAGCCGCTTTAGAAAGGGCAAGAACCATCTTCTCTGCGGTGAATCGTGGCTTAAACAACGCCGATGTTTCGAGATTACTAGAATTTGATTCAGGCGACCAACTCAGATTCTATGTAGTTAGAAGCGGTACTAGTGATGATGTCCGCGCTGGTAATATCTCTAGCAACAATGTCATTTTCGCTAATCCCAACACCCAAAGAATCACCGACTTAGGTAACGATACATTCTCCCTCGCTTGGGAATTTCAACCAGGAAATGGTCAGCCTTTCCAAGATTTAGTGGTAAATATCCAATCGACCGACACAGTTTTACCAATTGGTACAGTTTTGCAAGGTCAATCACAAGCCGAACTCATTGACTTGCGTAACGTGACAGAATTGGTCACTGCTGATTTTGTCGTTAGCAAAGATGCAGGCTATAGAAACTACGCCAGTTTCTACCGAGTCACCGATGTGAATGGTGGTATTGACCTCAACGGAGATGGCCAAGCAGATATCTTACCCGGACAAGCTGGTTATACCGAAGCGGCTGTCCGCAACCGTGTTTCAGGAATTGACTTAACAGCCAACCGTGGAACAGCAACCTACTCTGCAACCCTGCAAGGAGGTTATATCTATGCGCCATTTATTATTGCCAATGGCACACCAGAAGCCGTTTTAGATAGTAACCCCAGAAATCCTGCGGTTTACTTCCCATTCTTAGGTGCTAACACCAGACAAACAGACCAAATTGCTTTGTTAGGTAGTAATATCTTTGGCTTTGAAGACTTGCCAAGAGGAGGCGATCGCGATTTCAACGATTTAATCGTCCGCGTTGATTTAAACATCGCCTAA